One segment of Thermus hydrothermalis DNA contains the following:
- a CDS encoding MFS transporter, translating into MRHGPGWFLRLSAYWFATSFKWFLVLLVLLPAKVAELSPPEEKASRLGFLFALGAVMAILGPPLMGYLSDRLGKRRPFLLWGSLLTALALVLLVHAPSYGVLLLSYLLLQVADDLATGPYSALIPDLVAKGERGQASGYMGALQVLGQVLGGAMGFLLPLAPQAYVAALLNLLGAGLSLPLVPEALPHRSRRPFLEAMAAPWRDRDFLLVYLTRFLVMLGFYLAQTYLQYYLADVVRTFQALGRTLTEEPFQAVALLGLLISLGAGLASVPAGRASDRLGRKRLIYLSGAGLGAMMPFILLFPRYDLLLALSLLFGLFYGIYLAVDWALVADVLQDPKAHATDMGLWQTSIVVPQVLAGAFGRPIDLLNAREEGLGYLVLFLLAGGFFLMGAFLVAPIRRAR; encoded by the coding sequence ATGCGCCACGGGCCTGGGTGGTTCCTCCGCCTCTCCGCTTACTGGTTCGCCACCAGCTTCAAGTGGTTCCTGGTCCTCTTGGTCCTCCTTCCCGCCAAGGTGGCGGAGCTCTCCCCTCCCGAGGAGAAGGCGAGCCGCCTGGGCTTCCTCTTCGCCTTAGGGGCGGTGATGGCCATCCTGGGCCCGCCCCTCATGGGCTACCTCTCGGACCGCCTGGGGAAAAGGCGGCCCTTTCTCCTTTGGGGTAGCCTCCTCACCGCCTTGGCCCTGGTGCTCCTCGTCCACGCCCCTAGCTACGGGGTGCTCCTTCTTTCCTACCTCCTCCTCCAGGTGGCGGACGACCTGGCCACGGGGCCCTATAGCGCCCTCATCCCCGACCTGGTGGCCAAAGGGGAGCGGGGCCAGGCCTCGGGCTACATGGGGGCGCTCCAGGTATTGGGCCAGGTCCTGGGGGGCGCTATGGGCTTCCTCCTTCCCCTTGCGCCCCAGGCCTATGTAGCCGCCCTCCTCAACCTCTTGGGGGCGGGGCTTAGCCTTCCCCTGGTCCCCGAGGCCCTGCCCCACCGCTCCCGGCGCCCCTTCCTCGAGGCCATGGCCGCCCCCTGGCGGGATAGGGACTTCCTCCTCGTCTACCTCACCCGCTTTTTGGTGATGCTGGGCTTCTACCTGGCCCAGACCTACCTCCAGTACTACCTGGCCGACGTGGTGCGGACCTTCCAGGCCCTGGGCCGCACCCTCACGGAAGAACCCTTCCAGGCAGTAGCCCTGCTAGGCCTCCTCATCTCCTTGGGAGCCGGGCTTGCCAGCGTCCCCGCCGGCCGGGCCTCGGACCGGCTTGGGCGCAAGCGGCTCATCTACCTCTCGGGGGCGGGGCTTGGGGCCATGATGCCCTTTATCCTCCTCTTTCCCCGTTACGACCTCCTCCTCGCCCTTTCCCTCCTCTTCGGGCTCTTCTACGGGATCTACCTGGCGGTGGACTGGGCCTTGGTGGCGGATGTACTCCAAGACCCCAAGGCCCACGCCACGGACATGGGCCTCTGGCAGACCTCCATCGTGGTGCCCCAGGTGTTGGCCGGCGCTTTCGGCCGGCCCATAGACCTCCTGAACGCCCGGGAAGAGGGCCTCGGCTACCTGGTCCTTTTCCTCCTGGCCGGGGGGTTCTTCCTTATGGGAGCCTTCCTGGTGGCCCCCATCCGCCGGGCCCGGTAG
- a CDS encoding SDR family NAD(P)-dependent oxidoreductase: MSRDLLGLEGRIVMVTGAGRGFGRAIAHGYGRNGATVIAVDPDVELATSVASEVEALGATAIPIRGDMSVVLDVTSTFEKVEELFGLLDGIVHVTTAESKTPFVELLEGEWYDLMSQDVKSSLYVLQYGLRHLAGGGFVTLVLPPSARMEPHTLSVRKAVEGLIEGASRTFPGVRVNGVVPSRDPVGEAYDQALVRAALGLGSMVSEGIRGVVLEVQLPEPPTSPEVYELLREVP, encoded by the coding sequence ATGTCACGGGACCTGTTGGGCCTCGAGGGGCGGATCGTCATGGTGACCGGGGCTGGCCGGGGCTTCGGGCGGGCCATCGCCCACGGCTACGGGCGGAACGGGGCCACGGTCATCGCCGTGGACCCGGACGTGGAACTGGCCACCTCGGTGGCCTCCGAGGTGGAGGCCTTGGGGGCCACGGCCATACCCATCCGGGGGGACATGAGCGTGGTCTTGGACGTGACCAGCACCTTTGAGAAGGTGGAGGAGCTCTTCGGCCTTTTGGACGGCATCGTCCACGTGACCACCGCCGAGAGCAAGACCCCCTTCGTGGAGCTTTTGGAAGGGGAGTGGTACGACCTCATGAGCCAGGACGTGAAGAGCAGCCTTTACGTCCTGCAATACGGCCTGCGCCACCTGGCGGGGGGCGGGTTCGTCACCCTGGTCCTGCCCCCTTCCGCCCGCATGGAGCCCCACACCCTCTCCGTGCGCAAGGCGGTGGAAGGGCTCATTGAGGGAGCGAGCCGTACCTTCCCCGGGGTGCGGGTGAACGGGGTGGTGCCTTCCCGCGACCCCGTGGGGGAGGCCTACGACCAGGCTTTGGTGCGGGCTGCCTTGGGCCTTGGGTCCATGGTTTCCGAGGGCATCCGGGGGGTGGTCCTGGAGGTGCAACTGCCCGAACCCCCCACCTCCCCCGAGGTCTACGAGCTCCTGCGGGAAGTCCCATGA
- the nrdR gene encoding transcriptional regulator NrdR, with product MKCPYCAHPDTRVVDSRPSDEGTAIRRRRECPSCGRRFTTYERTQLEPLMVVKRDGRKEPFNPDKLLRGLLLACEKRPVDQETLRRFAYTFEDQVAGPEISSEEIGLKAMAFLRDLDHVAYIRFASVYREFDSVERFIEEIRRLSSAGPSSGAEEG from the coding sequence ATGAAATGCCCTTACTGCGCCCATCCCGACACGCGCGTGGTGGACTCCCGCCCCTCCGACGAGGGGACGGCCATCCGCCGCCGCCGGGAATGCCCGAGTTGCGGCCGCCGCTTCACCACCTACGAGCGCACGCAACTAGAACCCCTGATGGTGGTGAAGCGGGATGGGCGTAAAGAGCCCTTCAACCCGGACAAGCTCCTCCGGGGCCTCCTTTTGGCCTGCGAGAAGCGGCCCGTGGACCAGGAAACCTTGCGGCGCTTCGCCTACACCTTTGAGGACCAGGTGGCGGGCCCCGAGATTTCCTCCGAGGAGATCGGCCTTAAGGCCATGGCCTTCCTGCGCGACCTGGACCACGTGGCCTACATCCGCTTCGCCTCCGTCTACCGGGAGTTTGACTCCGTGGAGCGCTTCATTGAGGAGATCCGCCGGCTTTCTAGCGCAGGCCCTTCTTCAGGCGCAGAAGAGGGTTAA
- a CDS encoding peptidylprolyl isomerase: MGVRVLLLFLVFLSACKGESMKPLPYLSEKPVRSFKAPEPVLEAGKDYYARLKTTQGDILLDLLEKETPNTVNSFVFLALHRYFDGVVWHRVIPGFVAQTGDPTGTGRGGPGYTFGLEIVPGLAFDREGLVGMARTQDPNSNGSQFFITLAPTPHLTGQYTLFAQVVEGMEVVRRLAPTEGLGAKAVPDRILSVEILVKE; encoded by the coding sequence ATGGGGGTGCGCGTCCTCCTCTTGTTTCTCGTTTTCCTTAGCGCCTGCAAGGGTGAGAGCATGAAGCCCCTTCCCTACCTTTCGGAAAAGCCCGTGCGCTCCTTCAAGGCCCCTGAGCCGGTGCTGGAAGCGGGCAAGGACTACTACGCCCGCCTCAAGACCACCCAAGGGGATATCCTCTTGGACCTCCTGGAGAAGGAAACCCCCAACACGGTGAACTCCTTCGTCTTCCTGGCCCTTCACCGCTACTTTGACGGGGTGGTCTGGCACCGGGTCATCCCCGGCTTCGTGGCCCAGACGGGGGACCCCACGGGCACGGGCCGGGGCGGGCCCGGCTACACCTTCGGCCTGGAGATCGTCCCGGGCCTGGCCTTTGACCGGGAAGGCCTGGTGGGCATGGCCCGCACCCAGGACCCCAACTCCAACGGGAGCCAGTTCTTCATCACCCTGGCCCCCACCCCCCACCTCACGGGGCAGTACACCCTCTTCGCCCAGGTGGTGGAGGGGATGGAGGTGGTGCGCCGCTTAGCCCCCACGGAGGGCCTCGGGGCCAAGGCGGTGCCGGACCGCATCCTTAGCGTGGAAATCCTCGTGAAGGAATGA
- a CDS encoding TRAP transporter small permease subunit yields the protein MRFFLGLSRTIDALTEGVGRLVVWLVLLVALLSAGNAILRYGFNYSSNAYLEAQWYMFSLIFLLGGAYALKHNAHVRIDLLFGRLSRRTQAWIDVVGTVLFLLPMALGVLYLAWPWAMSSLAIREVSPDVGGLPRWPIKLAVLLGFALLLLQGISELIKRIAFLTGYRATPWDEEEKEVQE from the coding sequence ATGCGCTTTTTCTTGGGTTTATCCCGCACCATAGACGCCCTTACGGAAGGGGTGGGACGGCTTGTGGTCTGGCTCGTCCTCCTGGTGGCCCTCCTCTCCGCCGGCAACGCCATCCTGCGCTACGGCTTCAACTACAGCTCCAACGCCTACCTCGAGGCCCAGTGGTATATGTTCAGCCTCATCTTCCTCCTGGGGGGAGCCTATGCCCTTAAGCACAACGCCCACGTGCGGATAGACCTCCTCTTTGGCCGCCTTAGCCGCCGCACCCAAGCCTGGATTGACGTGGTGGGCACGGTGCTTTTCCTCCTCCCCATGGCCCTTGGGGTGCTCTACCTGGCCTGGCCCTGGGCCATGAGCTCCCTGGCCATCCGGGAGGTGTCCCCGGACGTGGGGGGCTTGCCCCGCTGGCCCATCAAGCTGGCCGTCCTCCTCGGCTTCGCCCTTTTGCTCCTCCAGGGCATCTCGGAACTCATCAAACGCATCGCCTTCCTCACCGGGTACCGCGCCACCCCTTGGGACGAGGAGGAGAAGGAGGTACAGGAATGA
- a CDS encoding putative Ig domain-containing protein, with protein MRKAWPLFLLLAACGTQDPGGTGLEALRLTATTLPPAYLGEPYSAAFSAEGGVRPYSFSLEGRLPQGLAFQGGRLSGVPKEKGQFPLILTVEDGAKNSRAQKLTLTVSDPPPPRLTLVAPQAQVEAPFLLLGRVEVREAVGFQLELLLKDLTPALESLKALSPAYLLDFDPASGLLRLDMAFAKPIKDQEAFRLLLTPAKPLTPRLSPKAVLYDKEGKPLGQPLPRGKPFAALWEVAQNLGKEGQGLKGDQNGDGKVDGEDLKALQEGYFPKAETTPPPPAETPP; from the coding sequence ATGCGCAAGGCCTGGCCCCTTTTTCTCCTCTTGGCCGCCTGCGGTACCCAGGACCCGGGTGGCACGGGCCTCGAGGCCCTCCGCCTCACCGCCACCACCCTCCCCCCCGCCTATCTGGGCGAGCCCTATAGCGCCGCCTTCAGCGCCGAGGGGGGGGTGAGGCCTTATAGCTTCAGCCTGGAGGGCAGGCTCCCCCAGGGCCTCGCCTTCCAGGGGGGGCGGCTTAGCGGGGTGCCCAAGGAAAAGGGCCAGTTCCCCCTCATCCTTACCGTGGAGGACGGGGCCAAGAACAGCCGGGCCCAGAAGCTCACCCTCACCGTCTCCGACCCGCCCCCGCCCAGGCTTACCCTGGTGGCCCCCCAGGCCCAGGTGGAGGCCCCCTTCCTCCTCCTTGGGCGGGTGGAGGTAAGGGAGGCGGTGGGCTTCCAGCTAGAGCTACTCCTGAAGGACCTGACCCCTGCCCTGGAAAGCCTTAAGGCGCTAAGCCCCGCTTACCTCCTGGACTTTGACCCCGCCTCGGGGCTTTTGCGCCTGGACATGGCCTTCGCCAAGCCCATCAAGGACCAGGAGGCCTTCCGCCTCCTCCTCACCCCGGCGAAGCCCCTCACCCCCAGGCTTTCCCCCAAGGCGGTCCTCTACGACAAGGAGGGGAAGCCCCTAGGCCAGCCCTTGCCCCGGGGCAAACCCTTCGCCGCCCTTTGGGAGGTGGCGCAGAACCTGGGCAAGGAGGGCCAGGGGCTCAAGGGGGACCAGAACGGGGACGGGAAGGTGGACGGGGAGGACCTCAAAGCCCTGCAGGAAGGCTACTTCCCTAAGGCCGAGACCACCCCCCCTCCGCCCGCCGAAACGCCGCCCTAA
- a CDS encoding TRAP transporter substrate-binding protein yields the protein MKRRDFLKKAGIGVAASAAFGTVYAQAQPQVRWRLASSFPKSLDTIYGAAEVLAERVSALTGGRFQIRAYQAGEIVPGLQVMDAVQQGTVEVGHTASYYFVGKASVLAFDTSVPFGLTARQQNAWMYHGGGIELFRPIFADFGIIQFPGGNTGVQMGGWFRKEIRGLADLKGLKMRIPGPGGQVMSRLGVVPQVLAGGDIYPALERGVVDAAEWVGPYDDEKLGFYKVARYYYYPGWHEPGPMLSFYVNLREWQRLPKEYQQAFEVAAAEANQWMMAKYDRVNAPALQRLIKAGVRLRKWPAEVMRAAQKAAFDWYEEEAAKDATYRKVYTAWKAFREEQYRWFGVAELGYEQFAFPAS from the coding sequence ATGAAACGGCGTGATTTCTTGAAGAAGGCGGGTATCGGCGTAGCGGCCAGCGCAGCGTTCGGTACGGTCTATGCCCAGGCGCAGCCCCAGGTGCGCTGGCGCCTGGCCTCCAGCTTCCCCAAGAGCCTGGACACCATCTACGGGGCGGCGGAGGTCTTGGCGGAAAGGGTTTCCGCCCTCACGGGAGGCCGCTTCCAGATCCGGGCCTACCAGGCGGGGGAGATCGTACCCGGGCTTCAGGTGATGGACGCCGTGCAGCAGGGCACGGTGGAGGTGGGGCACACCGCCAGCTACTACTTCGTGGGGAAGGCTTCGGTCCTGGCCTTTGACACCTCGGTGCCCTTCGGCCTCACCGCCAGGCAGCAGAACGCCTGGATGTACCACGGGGGTGGCATTGAGCTCTTCCGCCCCATCTTCGCTGACTTCGGCATCATCCAGTTCCCGGGCGGCAACACCGGGGTGCAGATGGGGGGCTGGTTCCGCAAAGAGATTAGGGGCCTGGCGGACCTCAAGGGCCTCAAGATGCGCATCCCCGGGCCTGGGGGCCAGGTGATGAGCCGCTTGGGCGTGGTACCCCAGGTCCTGGCGGGCGGGGACATCTACCCAGCCCTGGAGCGGGGCGTGGTGGACGCCGCCGAGTGGGTGGGCCCCTACGATGACGAGAAGCTCGGCTTCTACAAAGTAGCCCGCTACTACTACTACCCCGGATGGCACGAGCCCGGGCCCATGCTCTCCTTCTACGTGAACCTCCGGGAATGGCAACGCTTGCCCAAGGAGTACCAGCAGGCCTTTGAGGTGGCGGCAGCGGAGGCCAACCAGTGGATGATGGCCAAGTACGACCGGGTGAACGCCCCCGCCCTGCAACGCCTCATCAAGGCCGGGGTGCGCCTCAGGAAGTGGCCCGCCGAGGTCATGCGGGCAGCGCAGAAAGCGGCCTTTGACTGGTACGAGGAGGAGGCGGCCAAGGACGCCACCTACCGCAAGGTCTACACCGCCTGGAAGGCCTTCCGGGAGGAGCAGTACCGCTGGTTCGGGGTGGCGGAGCTCGGCTACGAGCAGTTCGCCTTCCCCGCTTCCTAA
- a CDS encoding universal stress protein — protein sequence MRLLAAVDLGEALEALVATARHLERGLGVEAELLHVVPTPYFDALAQRFPELKEALAAALEQAEAKVREALSATGIRATVLRGFPAQVVAGEAQKSRLVLLGQRATGTLEALARGGLARYLLHRGEVPVLLLPKALTHIRRIAVGLDESPAALAAFRVAEAWGKALGAEVFALHLVSGKGGCCFPTYLDPERLSLAEVLERAKAFLGGLLKATGVVEVSPGEDELDLVRLAQARQADLLVLGSKAKSTWRHRLGRMVEALSTQSPLPLLVVPEATVW from the coding sequence ATGCGGCTCCTGGCGGCGGTGGACCTGGGAGAGGCCCTCGAGGCCCTGGTGGCCACGGCCCGCCACCTGGAAAGGGGGCTTGGGGTGGAGGCCGAGCTTTTGCACGTGGTGCCCACCCCTTACTTTGACGCCCTGGCCCAACGCTTCCCCGAGCTAAAGGAGGCCTTGGCGGCCGCCCTGGAGCAGGCGGAGGCCAAGGTGCGGGAGGCCCTTTCGGCCACGGGGATAAGGGCCACGGTCCTCCGGGGCTTTCCCGCCCAGGTGGTGGCGGGGGAGGCGCAAAAAAGCCGCCTGGTCCTCCTGGGGCAACGGGCTACGGGGACCCTCGAGGCCCTGGCCCGGGGCGGCCTGGCCCGCTACCTCCTCCACCGGGGGGAGGTGCCCGTCCTCCTCCTGCCCAAGGCCCTGACCCATATCCGGCGCATCGCCGTGGGCCTGGACGAAAGCCCAGCGGCCCTCGCCGCCTTCCGGGTGGCGGAGGCCTGGGGCAAGGCCTTGGGGGCCGAGGTCTTCGCCCTCCACCTGGTGAGCGGCAAGGGGGGGTGTTGCTTCCCCACCTACCTGGACCCGGAAAGGCTTTCCCTGGCGGAGGTGTTGGAGCGGGCCAAAGCCTTCCTGGGAGGCCTCCTCAAGGCCACGGGGGTGGTGGAGGTTTCCCCGGGAGAGGACGAGCTGGACCTGGTGCGCCTGGCCCAGGCCCGGCAAGCCGACCTCTTGGTCCTGGGCTCCAAGGCCAAAAGCACCTGGCGCCACCGCCTTGGGCGCATGGTAGAGGCGCTTTCCACCCAAAGCCCCCTGCCCCTTTTGGTGGTGCCCGAGGCCACGGTCTGGTAA
- a CDS encoding TRAP transporter large permease: protein MSLETLMPPLMFLALVVFLLSGYPVAFSLGAVGIVFGFLGIALDLFPAPLLRAMPDRIFGIMSNQLLLAIPFFTFMGIILERSGLAEDLLDTMGKLFGPLRGGLALSVVFVGAILAATTGVVAASVMAMGLISLPVMLKYGYNPRLASGVILGSATLAQIIPPSVVLIVLADQLGVSVGDMYRAALIPAGLTVALYFLYVIYVALFRPQWAPALPPEARPDAGKEGQAAFALLSYLLVGVGAWRVGEFLHLPGWLEGLEVLLGLGLWTLFLLPWIRKNPLLRRALLSMVPPLVLIFLVLGTVLIGLATPTEAGAMGVVGALLLAALNRRLSFPVLYGAMEGTARLTAFVIFILIGSTLFSLVFRGVDGDLWVEGFLTGLPGGEVGFILFVMVLVFLLGFFIDFFEIAFIALPLLAIGADALGIDKLWFGLLVGVNLQTSFLTPPFGFALFYLRNVAPKEVKTADIYLGGIPFIGLQLLVLLLTYLLREPILAFVRGY, encoded by the coding sequence ATGAGCCTAGAAACCCTCATGCCCCCCCTGATGTTCCTCGCCCTCGTAGTCTTCCTGCTTTCTGGCTATCCCGTGGCCTTCTCCTTGGGGGCGGTGGGCATCGTCTTCGGCTTTTTGGGCATCGCCCTGGACCTCTTCCCGGCGCCCCTGCTTCGGGCCATGCCCGACCGCATCTTCGGCATCATGTCCAACCAGCTCCTCCTAGCCATCCCCTTCTTCACCTTCATGGGCATCATCCTGGAAAGAAGCGGGCTGGCGGAGGACCTCCTGGACACCATGGGCAAGCTCTTTGGGCCCCTAAGGGGAGGCCTCGCCCTGAGCGTGGTCTTCGTGGGGGCCATCCTCGCCGCCACCACGGGGGTGGTGGCGGCGAGCGTCATGGCCATGGGCCTCATCTCCTTGCCCGTGATGCTCAAGTACGGCTACAACCCCCGCCTGGCCAGCGGGGTCATCCTGGGCTCCGCCACCTTGGCCCAGATCATCCCCCCAAGCGTGGTCCTCATCGTCCTGGCGGACCAACTGGGGGTGAGCGTGGGGGACATGTACCGGGCGGCCCTGATCCCGGCGGGGCTCACCGTGGCCCTTTACTTCCTCTACGTCATCTACGTGGCCCTCTTCCGGCCCCAGTGGGCTCCTGCCCTCCCGCCCGAAGCCCGTCCCGACGCCGGCAAGGAGGGGCAGGCGGCCTTCGCCCTCCTCTCCTACCTCCTGGTGGGGGTGGGGGCCTGGCGGGTGGGGGAGTTTCTGCACCTTCCCGGCTGGCTCGAGGGCCTGGAGGTCCTACTGGGCCTGGGCCTTTGGACCCTTTTCCTCCTCCCCTGGATCCGGAAAAACCCCCTCCTCCGGAGGGCCCTCCTCTCCATGGTGCCCCCCTTGGTCCTCATCTTCCTGGTCCTGGGCACGGTGCTCATCGGCCTCGCCACCCCCACGGAGGCCGGGGCCATGGGCGTGGTGGGGGCCTTGCTCCTCGCCGCCCTAAACCGCCGGCTTTCCTTCCCCGTGCTCTACGGGGCCATGGAGGGTACGGCCCGCCTCACCGCCTTCGTCATCTTCATCCTGATCGGCTCCACCCTCTTCAGCTTGGTCTTCCGGGGCGTGGACGGGGACCTCTGGGTGGAAGGCTTCCTCACGGGGCTTCCGGGGGGCGAGGTGGGCTTCATCCTCTTCGTCATGGTCCTCGTCTTCCTCCTGGGCTTCTTCATTGACTTCTTTGAGATCGCCTTCATCGCCCTGCCCCTCCTCGCCATCGGGGCCGACGCCTTGGGGATTGACAAGCTCTGGTTTGGTCTACTGGTGGGGGTGAACCTCCAGACCTCCTTCCTCACTCCCCCTTTCGGCTTCGCCCTCTTCTACCTCAGGAACGTGGCCCCCAAGGAGGTGAAGACGGCGGACATCTACCTGGGGGGCATCCCCTTCATTGGGCTCCAGCTTCTGGTCCTCCTCCTCACCTATCTCCTGCGGGAGCCCATCCTCGCTTTCGTCCGGGGCTACTAA
- a CDS encoding macro domain-containing protein, protein MARIRVAQGDITGFQGDAIVNAANNYLKLGAGVAGAILRKGGPSIQEECDRIGKIRVGEAAVTGAGNLPVRYVIHAAVLGDEPASLETVRQATRSALEKAVELGLKTVAFPLLGTGVGGLPVAEVARVMLEEIKKAPDTLEVTLYGYREEDAEAIRRAL, encoded by the coding sequence ATGGCCCGAATCCGCGTGGCCCAAGGGGACATCACCGGGTTCCAAGGGGACGCCATCGTCAACGCCGCCAACAACTACCTGAAGCTGGGGGCAGGGGTGGCGGGGGCCATCCTGCGCAAAGGGGGGCCCTCCATCCAGGAGGAGTGCGACCGCATCGGCAAAATCCGCGTGGGGGAGGCGGCGGTCACGGGGGCAGGGAACCTCCCCGTGCGTTACGTGATCCACGCCGCCGTCCTGGGGGACGAGCCCGCTAGCCTGGAAACCGTGCGCCAGGCCACCCGGAGCGCCTTAGAGAAGGCGGTGGAGCTCGGCCTAAAGACCGTGGCCTTCCCCCTTTTGGGCACCGGGGTGGGAGGGCTTCCCGTGGCGGAGGTGGCCCGGGTGATGCTGGAGGAGATCAAGAAGGCCCCGGACACCCTGGAGGTAACCCTCTACGGCTACCGGGAAGAGGACGCCGAGGCCATCCGCCGGGCCCTTTAG
- the dcd gene encoding dCTP deaminase produces MVKPDWWIREMAKKGMIEPFEERLVREGVISYGLSSFGYDLRAAPEWKIFTNVFSTVVDPKNFDARSFVEYEGEEVIIPPNSFALTRSIEYIRMPENVIAIALGKSTYARCGIVANVTPLEPGWEGHVTLEISNTTPLPAKVYAGEGIVQILFLEGPRPETTYKDRKGKYQGQRGITLPRV; encoded by the coding sequence ATGGTTAAGCCGGACTGGTGGATCCGGGAGATGGCCAAAAAGGGGATGATAGAGCCCTTTGAGGAGAGGCTCGTGCGGGAAGGGGTCATTAGCTATGGCCTTTCCTCCTTCGGCTATGACCTAAGGGCCGCCCCGGAGTGGAAGATCTTCACCAACGTCTTCTCCACCGTGGTGGACCCCAAGAACTTTGACGCGCGGAGCTTCGTGGAGTACGAGGGGGAGGAGGTCATCATCCCCCCCAACTCCTTCGCCCTCACCCGGAGCATTGAGTACATCCGCATGCCGGAAAACGTGATCGCCATCGCCCTGGGCAAGAGCACCTATGCCCGGTGCGGCATCGTGGCCAACGTCACCCCCTTGGAGCCGGGCTGGGAGGGGCACGTGACCCTGGAGATCTCCAACACCACCCCCCTCCCCGCCAAGGTCTACGCCGGGGAGGGCATCGTGCAGATCCTCTTCCTGGAAGGCCCGAGGCCCGAAACCACCTACAAGGACCGCAAGGGCAAGTACCAGGGGCAAAGGGGCATCACCCTGCCCCGGGTGTAG
- the hisG gene encoding ATP phosphoribosyltransferase: protein MKRYTLTVALPKGRMFQEAYEALLRAGLPLPPIQDPRALLHGEEGGVALLELRNKDVPVYVDLGIAEIGVVGKDILLDSGRDLYEPVDLGFGACRLSLIRRPGDTSPIRRIATKYPNFTARFLKERGWVADVVELSGNIELAAVTGLADAVVDVVQTGATLRAAGLIEVEVLAHSTARLVVNRQALKLKRSLLKPLIAKLRNRDRGP from the coding sequence GTGAAGCGCTACACCCTCACCGTGGCCCTGCCCAAGGGAAGGATGTTCCAGGAGGCCTACGAGGCCCTCCTGCGGGCGGGCCTTCCCCTTCCCCCCATCCAAGACCCCCGGGCCCTCCTCCACGGGGAGGAAGGGGGCGTGGCCCTCCTGGAGCTCCGCAACAAGGACGTGCCGGTCTACGTGGACCTGGGCATCGCCGAGATCGGGGTGGTGGGGAAGGACATCCTCCTGGACTCGGGGCGGGACCTCTACGAGCCCGTGGACCTGGGCTTTGGCGCCTGCCGGCTTTCCCTTATAAGGCGCCCTGGGGACACCTCCCCCATCCGCCGCATCGCCACCAAGTACCCCAACTTCACCGCCCGCTTCCTCAAGGAACGGGGCTGGGTGGCGGACGTGGTGGAGCTTTCCGGCAACATTGAGCTCGCCGCGGTCACGGGCCTGGCGGACGCCGTGGTGGACGTGGTGCAGACCGGGGCCACCCTAAGGGCGGCGGGGCTTATAGAGGTGGAGGTCCTCGCCCACTCCACCGCCCGGCTCGTGGTGAACCGGCAGGCCCTGAAGCTCAAGCGCTCCCTCCTCAAGCCCCTCATCGCTAAGCTGAGGAACCGTGACCGAGGCCCGTAG
- a CDS encoding ATP phosphoribosyltransferase regulatory subunit has protein sequence MIPEGTRFLLPPEARLKAELQGRLQKLFWQHGYEPVELPALEAFDPGHPLAERAFKLVDKTGEVLALRSEFTTLLAKLLRPHLKEGVHRFQYAGALWLREGDAELGRLREYTQVGLELIGATGPKADAEVLHLAFAALEALGVEGVVEVGLPSLVGEVLKASGLPEGARRAAQAAIHRKNLPELSALLAHHPVPEGAKKALLALPDLYGGQEVLKEAKALPLPPKAQKALADLERTLALLERPVLLDLGMARRYEYYSGIFFRAYTPGFGLPLLGGGRYDGALLPKAAGFALGVERALEALKLPQAEEPPEVLALDLKAFRRFARERRVELFHGEDPLAYAKAKGIPYLAEGERIWEVS, from the coding sequence ATGATCCCCGAAGGCACCCGCTTCCTCCTCCCCCCCGAGGCTAGGCTCAAGGCCGAGCTCCAGGGGCGGCTCCAGAAGCTTTTCTGGCAACACGGCTACGAGCCCGTGGAGCTCCCCGCCCTCGAGGCCTTTGACCCCGGCCATCCCCTGGCGGAAAGGGCCTTCAAACTGGTGGACAAGACGGGGGAGGTGCTCGCCCTAAGGAGCGAGTTCACCACCCTCCTGGCCAAGCTCCTAAGGCCCCACCTGAAGGAGGGGGTCCACCGCTTCCAGTACGCCGGGGCCCTTTGGCTTAGGGAAGGGGATGCGGAGCTCGGGCGGCTTCGCGAGTACACCCAGGTGGGGCTAGAGCTCATCGGGGCCACGGGGCCCAAGGCGGATGCGGAGGTCCTCCACCTGGCCTTCGCCGCCCTCGAGGCCCTGGGGGTGGAAGGGGTGGTGGAGGTGGGCCTGCCGAGCCTGGTGGGGGAGGTGCTCAAGGCCTCGGGCCTCCCGGAAGGGGCTAGAAGGGCGGCGCAGGCCGCCATCCACCGCAAAAACCTCCCCGAGCTTTCCGCCCTCCTTGCCCACCACCCCGTGCCGGAGGGGGCGAAAAAGGCCCTCCTGGCCCTTCCCGACCTCTACGGGGGGCAGGAGGTCCTAAAGGAGGCCAAGGCCCTCCCCCTTCCCCCCAAGGCCCAAAAGGCCCTGGCCGACCTGGAGAGGACCCTGGCGCTTCTGGAAAGGCCCGTCCTCCTGGATCTGGGCATGGCCCGGCGGTACGAGTACTACTCGGGCATCTTCTTCCGGGCCTACACCCCGGGCTTCGGCCTGCCCCTTCTGGGGGGCGGGCGGTACGACGGGGCCCTTTTGCCTAAGGCGGCGGGCTTCGCCTTAGGGGTGGAACGGGCCCTGGAAGCCCTAAAGCTTCCCCAGGCGGAGGAGCCTCCAGAAGTCTTGGCCCTGGACCTAAAGGCCTTCCGCCGCTTCGCCCGGGAAAGGCGGGTGGAGCTTTTCCACGGGGAAGACCCCCTGGCCTACGCCAAGGCCAAGGGCATCCCCTACCTGGCGGAAGGGGAGCGCATCTGGGAGGTTTCGTGA